The region aaaactTATCTTAATTGCACTAGAGACACGTGAAGTACGTACacttcattttaatgacgtatcTATAAAACTAGAAGTATGAAAATTCAacattgataaataaaatataccaATTCGATACCAACCGTGAACACGTGTGGAGATCTAAATACATGTTTTGTCTGATAAATTGGATAATTGATCGTTTCGTACTTAGTACTTAGAAATCCATGGGCTACATAAAGCGTACTATGAACAATCGTTCacctataaaatttaaattttcaaataatatatttaatagtaaTATAGTTTAGTCatcttgaaattttattttacctACCCttatgaaattataattaaaaaaattactttttttattactcaaaaatatattactacctaaaatctcattttaatttttgtgtatATACCATTGAATCCTTTTTCGAATCTCATTCGTGATTAATAACTCTTAAGTTGGGCTAATAACTGATATATTCCTCACGTGAAATGGATCATtattcataaataataatattgaatatattattaaattacataaatatttatttagtacTTACTGTatgtgacaaaacaattttacataaattatagaataaattattctaaaatccctcacatttgtcataattcacagtttgatatcTCTTGtgtgaaaatcaaacgatttgatatcttattcttgattttgtaaactataagacCCTTCTAGTAGTTCtgttaggctaataatcacccatgaccTCTGACTTTCAGGGCTACGGGCGCTAAACCTTTTGATGTTTAAAAATAGGCGCTTAatcccctgatctttgtggcggcgctcactaaaccccctGAGGACGAAAATACATCTGGCGCCGTCTTTTCTGGTCAACtgacattcttaaaaaaataaaaaaatctgaCGGCGCCGCATCATCTAACACttcatcaaaaaattaaaaaaaattaaaacacccaaaatacccctactcAATCCAACCAACTCAATCCAACCCAGTTCAATCTAACCTAACTCAATCTAACCTAACTCAATCTAACCTAAACTATTCGGCCAACCCATCCACCAACAACCCAAACACTCGCCGCCGCCGCCGTCTCCGGTCGTCCTCTTCGAGAATAAAAATTCTGTTCTTCGAAGAACAGGAGACGACCCAATTGGGTCATCCTCCCGCCTGAGAAGACGACCCAACTGGGTCGTCTTCTCAGGCACAAcatgatgaccggaaaattttcatATGACAACCAAATGAAAGGCTGCCATATGTCATGTGATTGTTGAAGTTTTCCGACAAACACCTAGGTCGTGGGCGCGCCACTACCTGTGGGCGCGACATGTACTTTTCATATATaagttttatcattttatttggGAGCTATATAAATAGCCTTTCTCCACCATTttgttaatgttataaaaattattacaccTCAATTACTCTCTGACTTTCAATCGAACACTTATTACTCAATTTTTTATGCATCAATTTTCTATCTTGATTGCTTAATTTTTTGTGTTGGTGAATATTAATTGTTCTACTATTAGTGTGGATTTTTTAATAAccttaaaaaatcaattacttTGTGAGTTTAAGTTTAACtctaaaaaaactattttgtattaaattctATGTAAGTTTGAACACCTTATTAGtgaattctaaaattttaatctttGATTAGACGTTAGGTCGGTTTGTGATCTGAACTACTCAAAAATCTCTTGTTCATCTTTTATAAACTCAACCCTTAatcaatttttgtattttttaaacaaaCCTACAGAAGACAATGTTGGCGAAAGCTAATATCCTAGGATCCCAGAGGCTCATTTTGACTGAAACAGGGGGTTgattttttaccaatttatagTGAAATACAAAGTCTAAAAAGAAGGTAGAGAAGCCGGGATTCAATTCAGTTAATCCTTAAATTCTATCGCTATCTAGAGAGATGGAAACAGACTACATAAGCCTATTAGTTTGTTTGTTTCTCAGTAGGAGTCAAATCTATTTCATCTTGAAAGATTATAAAATGCTTTTCATAAAAGAAATTATCTCTACGGATCAAGCGGTATGCTCAAGTGGTATACTCACTGTTGACCTATGGACTGTTAGCTTTGTGATTGTGTTGTATGCGTGTTTTTAGACGTATTTTAAGTGTTTTTCGTGTTTTAAGTGTTTAGTAGGTGTTTTTAAGTGTTAACTTAAGTATTTTATGGTGATTTTAGTGCATTTTTGACATACTAATACCAAAAAGTAACCAAAAGTTAATCggtttagtttatttttggtCCAGTTTATGTGTTTTTTAGTCCAGTgttattaaaaatacttttttcagCATTTGAAAAATAAGTTCTCCATgccaatattttataaataaattgtttttgaaaaaaatccaaaaataagGATTTATTTGCAAAGTTTATTGATATgattgataataatattttaaaaatttaacaattttaatacaaatttattttaatcaaaaaataataaagtaaaaatttttaattagggatttttatattttttgtagaaaataaataatgttttatcaaaatatctccgaaatattttttattaatttaagagttatgaaaacataaatatttatgtattCCTTTCTCTTTCAAAACTCTCTCTTTTCTCTAGTTAAAACCCACCCTATACACTTTCTCCAccattcatttatttattttcaattttagtttgcttttatttttaataattactccATAgatggagttttttttttggtttttgtagttcatttttgaaatttttttagaaaactttgctgttttaaaaaaatttaatttgcatgttaaaaatCTATGATTAGAaaaagaaatttttatttttattagcttATATGTCAAAAAATCTTTGTTTAAATGGTGATCCATaaacctttaaaatattttctcaatattttattttatttggttgTTCTTTAATATCTGATTTTATGTTTGTTGATAGTTTTTTTACCTATTTGATtcgaataattatacaacgctaCAGTTGCGGcacgtcattcgtgcaataaatcaatgaggcgttagccatgtgtaaatgtttaatgataaaaaaataagtaataaataaaaatttcctaTCGCAAGTCATTATTGgtttgatgtaaaaatgacgtgccACATCCATtgtatgggataaacactcattTGATTCGTTGTAGAGAAtatatttgaaaagtttaaaactttaaagcACCAAGCATTTTGTTGATATAGTTGATAAACCATAACTTTACGtgttttgttaaatatattttgatttaattgttaTGAAATTAGGTAAATTATGGTTTGATTATATCCTAATTCGTTGAGTTGATTAACTTTCTTTAGGACTAAATAATTGCTGAATGAACTGAAGATTACAGACAAAATTCGCCATTTTGGAGTCGACTTTACCCCCCAGCCGGACCTGACCAGCAGAACCGGCCAAGGAGCGATACTGAAGAGCCAGCCGGACCTACCAGCCGGACCTGCCCAGTAGAACCGTCTGGAGGTCCGGTCAACCTACTGCCGAGACAGAAACTCAGCCGGACCTGTAGCCTGACCTGCCCAGTAGATCCGGTCAGCAGGTCCGGTTGGGAGCAATTTTTAGTCCGATTTTTATTAGGTTTTCCTCGAGACTTGGAGTctataaaaaggcaaaaagagAAGCTGATGAGGGTCCGATTTTGACATAACTCAGAGACTTGGAAGCGACCACAAGGAGGAAAAAGACTGAATTGGCGATTGGATCAAGGATTCTTAACGATCGAAGGAGGGAATCAACTGACGACTGATCTAACCTGGaatctaaaagagtttttccTTATTCTCTTTTCATGAACTCTTTTAATTCTGTTTTTGCTTTCCAATCTCAgattatgtgtagctaaacttTACATTAGAGCTAGGGATGTAGTTTAATTATGGGATTCATTGTTAATTTATGGATTGAAGTTTTATATTAGCAAGAGATTGTTTAATATCGTGTTTTCAGTAATTAATTCTTGTGTTTATCgttgtttgattgtttggcCATCAATTGAACTTTATCTAGAATTTATGTGAAGGATCGAGAGAGGAAACATAAATTCTGATCTAGAATTAATTCGCATAACTATCGTAGGATAGAGATATACCTACGGATTTGTGTATGACATATAGGTTGTAATCCTTCATCATTCGATTAAATTAGAGTTTGGATTGAGAAATTAAACTCACTTTAATTGAATAGGCTTTCTTGATTCGAGAGAATACTAAAGCAATTTTGAATACCGTCATTGAATCACATCAATTCCATAGATAACAATGTATCTTATGATTAAGTGAACCCCAAAACTCTAGTGTTCTTCgccattaatttatctttatacCTTAAATTCTGTCGTTCTATTTACTttagttaattagtttaaataaattacattcaaattttaattgtcTTAGCTATAATTAATACGAATAATAGTTAATCCGTTGTCTCTGTGGATACGACCTTGTTTGCTACGATTACATTCTGTATACTTGCAGGAGTTGCATTTTTAGCtatcaagtttttggcgccgttgccggggacaacgttgtttttaattattattttattaattctagtccttacttttatttttatttttctttctttctttcaatTCTCTTTGTCATCTTCAGGATTTTGATGCTATTGAGACGATCAAAAAGTCTTAATAACGAAGAAATACTTGAGCTGAATACAGAGATTGAACGAACGTGCCGTGCAAATAGAGCGAGAAGAAGACAAGAAAGAGCTGAAAACATGGACGAACTAGCTAATCCCAATCAAGCACAAAGGTTACGTGATATTCAAAGGCCCACGGTTACTGCTAACCCGTCATGTATCCGTTTGAGTGAAGCAGCAAGGAACTATGAGCTCAAAACTTTCCATCTCAATATGCTGCCTCAGTTTAATGGAACGGCTACTGAAGACTCACTAGCCTTTATCAGAGATTTCTATGGTATTGTGCAGACTTTACCGCTGAACAATCTCAATGAGGATGAGCTAAGGACGAGGTGTTTTCCTCATTGTCTGAAAGGAGACGCGAGACAGTGGCTGTTGAACCAGCCAGAAGGTGTTTTTCTCACATGGGAGGATGTCTACAATGAATTCATGCTGAGGTTCTACTCACCACAAAAGACCATGGATCTCAGGGCAAAAATTTGCAACTTTGTGCAACGAGATCCAGAATCTTTTCATGAAGCATGGGAAAGGTTTAAGCTGCTCTTAACTCAATGCCCTCATCACCAAGTGCCAGAGAATTTGCTGACTCAGTTTTTCTATGATGGCCTGAACGTTAATTGTCAAACGCTAGTTGACACAGCTTCTGGAGGTTACTATGGAGATACCACAGCTGCAGAACTCATGAAAACCTATGAGAAATTGGCAATGAATTCAAGGCAGAAGGCAATCAGAGGAAAAAGGGCAGGAATATATGAAATCAACTCTCATTCTGATCTCTCAGCACAAATGGCTGATTTAACCAAGCAAGTCAAGATGCTTGTAGACAGAGATACTTCCAATCAAGAGTCATGCGCCTTTTGTGGGATGTTTGGACACAATGCAAATGTGTGCGCAAACATTGGATCGACACCACCAAACAGCGAGGAAGCAAATTTCATGGGAGCCTTCCAGGGTAGACAAGTCAAGAATGATCCTTTCTCAAACACTTATAACCCTGGATGGCACAACCACCCAAATTCCTCATGGAGGGATCAAGGAGCGAATAGGCAAGCACCACCTCCGGGATTTCAGCAACAAAGACAAGTTCTCCCACCTCAACAACAGAATATTCCAGACAGGAAACTGTCGGTAGAAGAGATGTTATCTCAGTTCTTAGCGACTCAAGATACCACTATTAAGAAGATGGATGCGAAAATTGACCAGTTGGCACAGTCAAGTCAAGCATCAATTCACAAATTAGAGTTGCAGCTGGGCCAATTGGCACGAACTGTTGCTGAACGTGAACAAGGAAAACTCCCTAGTAATACTGAGAATAATCCAAGAGAGGTGGTTATGTCCATCAGTCTAAGAAGCGAAACTCGGGCAGGAGATGAAAGCAAAGGCAGGAAAGTAATTGAGATTGTCGACGACAGAGACGACAAGGAAGAGAGTGAGCACGATGCAAAGCAAGGGAATGATCTTGATAATGAAGTGGTGGCTGATCCTTCAGTCAAACCTTATGTTCCACCTATTCCATATCCACAAAGGCTTAAGAAGAAAAATACTAGCAATAATTTTCAGCACTTTCTTAATGCCTTTAAAAAGATTGAGCTTAATATTCCTATTTTGCAGGCCCTTGCTAAGATGCCTTCCTATGCCAAGTTCTTAAAAGAACTAGTTTCCAACAAGAGCAAGCTAGAGGAGTACGCCACCGTAGCTTTAACTGAAGAATGCAGTGCCATACTTCAAAAGAAGCTACCACCTAAGCTTAAGGACCCAGGAAGTTTTTCTATTCCTTGTGTTATTGGTGATACTACTATCTCTAAATGTTTGTGTGATCTTGGTGCTAGTGTAAATATTATGCCTGCATCCCTTTATAAGAAACTTGGCATGAAAGAAATGAAACCCACTACTGTGTCTCTACAATTGGCTGATCGATCAATTAAATACCCTTTAGGCATTGTAGAAGACTTATTTGTGCGGGTGGGCAAGTTTTATTTTCCTGCAGATTTTCTTGTCTTAGAAACAGAGGATGAAAATGATATATCTATGATTTTAGGTAGACCATTTTTAGCTACAGGAGGTGTGTTGATTGATGTTGTTAAAGGTAAGCTTACCTTTAGGATGGGGAGTGAAAAAGAAGAATTTAATATTCTTAAAGCCATGAAACACCCATTACTTGATGATTCTTGTTTTAGTATCGATATTATTGACCATGCTGTTTCACATATTGTTGAACAGGAATCGTTCAAGGAGTCATTAGAAGCGTGTCAATGAGTCTAGCTAAAGACGTTAAATAAAGCGCTAATTGGGAGGCAACCCAATATTTTCTTttgcaattttattttctttatcttttgtttaataattttcGTTGTTTAGTTTTATTCTATTTGCAGTGTCGTAGCGGGTTACAAGACTCTTTCTCCTTTTATTTAGTGGCAGAAATACATTAGCAGCATAAGGGAACTCTTGCAGTTAATACGCCACAAGTCAGGGGAGTTTTCTGTTTTCTAattgcttgaatttattttcatttatccTGCATCTTGAGGACAATCTGCGAATTAAGTGTGGGGGAAGAGTCAATTTGGCATTAtgcttttgtttgattttacGGATAGTTTTTAGCTTGTCCTTCaaattgtttttagttgtacGTTCTATGATGAGTTGATTATCCTTAAATTATCACTAGAGTCAAGTAATTAATTATCACTTTTTGAATGGTTTTGCAATTACCAACTTAAGTTATCTTTGGTTAGCTAGTGCGATGGTTTAATGACTTGAAATTGTTGTTTTTATTGAAATTGGCTGAATTCTAAAactttatttaactaattaaccTTTGTAAATCTCTTAGACTTTAATCTGAATTGAAAATAGATGAGAATGAGTGTTGGTATGAATTTAGTTGCTTCAAAAAGGTGAGATGGAGCGTAAAACGCACTCACCAGAAAAAAATTCTTTGAAACACGcggacataaaaaaaaaaattctttgaaACACGcggacataaaaaaaaaaatgtctaTTCAAGTAGATAGAGTGTtcaattgaaaagaaattaagAGTGGAATGGAGCGTAAAACGCACCCACTAAAGAGATGGAGCGTAAAACGCactcaaagaaaaaaataaagcaagCAACTTTCTTCATACTTTTACTCATGATTTTTCGATCTTGGTTCATATGTTAGTTTACTAGATTTGTTTAGcttaattatttgaataaataaagacttaatattttctttaatgTTTTTGTAGGTCATCTAATCATCGTATGTAGTGATTGATTTTTGTAATTTGGTTGGTGTTGTTAACTTTTCTCTAAGTGGTTTTTGATTACTAAATCTCTTGGTATGATTCATGGGTGTATTGATGCATTACAATACGGGCTAAATTCagtttgcttgaggacaagcaaaagcTCAAGTGTGGGGGAATTTGATAAACCATAACTTTACGtgttttgttaaatatattttgatttaattgttaTGAAATTAGGTAAATTATGGTTTGATTATATCCTAATTCGTTGAGTTGATTAACTTTCTTTAGGACTAAATAATTGCTGAATGAACTGAAGATTACAGACAAAATTCGCCATTTTGGAGTCGACTTTACCCCCCAGCCGGACCTGACCAGCAGAACCGGCCAAGGAGCGATACTGAAGAGCCAGCCGGACCTACCAGCCGGACCTGCCCAGTAGAACCGTCTGGAGGTCCGGTCAACCTACTGCCGAGACAGAAACTCAGCCGGACCTGTAGCCTGACCTGCCCAGTAGATCCGGTCAGCAGGTCCGGTTGGGAGCAATTTTTAGTCCGATTTTTATTAGGTTTTCCTCGAGACTTGGAGTctataaaaaggcaaaaagagAAGCTGATGAGGGTCCGATTTTGACATAACTCAGAGACTTGGAAGCGACCACAAGGAGGAAAAAGACTGAATTGGCGATTGGATCAAGGATTCTTAACGATCGAAGGAGGGAATCAACTGACGACTGATCTAACCTGGaatctaaaagagtttttccTTATTCTCTTTTCATGAACTCTTTTAATTCTGTTTTTGCTTTCCAATCTCAgattatgtgtagctaaacttTACATTAGAGCTAGGGATGTAGTTTAATTATGGGATTCATTGTTAATTTATGGATTGAAGTTTTATATTAGCAAGAGATTGTTTAATATCGTGTTTTCAGTAATTAATTCTTGTGTTTATCgttgtttgattgtttggcCATCAATTGAACTTTATCTAGAATTTATGTGAAGGATCGAGAGAGGAAACATAAATTCTGATCTAGAATTAATTCGCATAACTATCGTAGGATAGAGATATACCTACGGATTTGTGTATGACATATAGGTTGTAATCCTTCATCATTCGATTAAATTAGAGTTTGGATTGAGAAATTAAACTCACTTTAATTGAATAGGCTTTCTTGATTCGAGAGAATACTAAAGCAATTTTGAATACCGTCATTGAATCACATCAATTCCATAGATAACAATGTATCTTATGATTAAGTGAACCCCAAAACTCTAGTGTTCTTCgccattaatttatctttatacCTTAAATTCTGTCGTTCTATTTACTttagttaattagtttaaataaattacattcaaattttaattgtcTTAGCTATAATTAATACGAATAATAGTTAATCCGCTGTCTCTGTGGATACGACCTTGTTTGCTACGATTACATTCTGTATACTTGCAGGAGTTGCATTTTTAGCTATCAATAGTCGGACGAGAATTAAATTAAGACACCCATATTAACGGAACTTCATTTTTTGTTGTGCGCCAAGATAATTTATTAGAGGGATTCCGAGTTAATATTTCTTTATCACTTATTATCTTTAActtgtattttttattgtttcatattttattattagattcgaatattttaaaaaattatacatttacAACGTATAGTTTTCATGTttgtactttaatttttttaatggattcatctatgccaaaaaaaaaact is a window of Mercurialis annua linkage group LG2, ddMerAnnu1.2, whole genome shotgun sequence DNA encoding:
- the LOC126667263 gene encoding uncharacterized protein LOC126667263; protein product: MAKNHPLNKQEEENLLGFKRFFKREKRLGFFYFAIFNVYLKKHYRQNSPFWSRLYPPAGPDQQNRPRSDTEEPAGPTSRTCPVEPSGGVAFLAIKILMLLRRSKSLNNEEILELNTEIERTCRANRARRRQERAENMDELANPNQAQRLRDIQRPTVTANPSCIRLSEAARNYELKTFHLNMLPQFNGTATEDSLAFIRDFYGIVQTLPLNNLNEDELRTRCFPHCLKGDARQWLLNQPEGVFLTWEDVYNEFMLRFYSPQKTMDLRAKICNFVQRDPESFHEAWERFKLLLTQCPHHQVPENLLTQFFYDGLNVNCQTLVDTASGGYYGDTTAAELMKTYEKLAMNSRQKAIRGKRAGIYEINSHSDLSAQMADLTKQVKMLVDRDTSNQESCAFCGMFGHNANVCANIGSTPPNSEEANFMGAFQGRQVKNDPFSNTYNPGWHNHPNSSWRDQGANRQAPPPGFQQQRQVLPPQQQNIPDRKLSVEEMLSQFLATQDTTIKKMDAKIDQLAQSSQASIHKLELQLGQLARTVAEREQGKLPSNTENNPREVVMSISLRSETRAGDESKGRKVIEIVDDRDDKEESEHDAKQGNDLDNEVVADPSVKPYVPPIPYPQRLKKKNTSNNFQHFLNAFKKIELNIPILQALAKMPSYAKFLKELVSNKSKLEEYATVALTEECSAILQKKLPPKLKDPGSFSIPCVIGDTTISKCLCDLGASVNIMPASLYKKLGMKEMKPTTVSLQLADRSIKYPLGIVEDLFVRVGKFYFPADFLVLETEDENDISMILGRPFLATGGVLIDVVKGKLTFRMGSEKEEFNILKAMKHPLLDDSCFSIDIIDHAVSHIVEQESFKESLEACQ